In Luteolibacter rhizosphaerae, the following proteins share a genomic window:
- a CDS encoding DUF4304 domain-containing protein has translation MITSGDINKILKRVVVPTLREIGFSKFKGRVAWRYLDDAIWVFHTKAVGNYFSEVTGFPPSSLTARLGIFYLDFPGSHPVKTVDDGLLIPDESRCQVRYGLDNIADQIAIRNPEMREQDRLRKDIWWVDRDGSNAEAVVEDIRRSILEYGVPLLEKPYNTRAAQLERRGLADPRSC, from the coding sequence ATGATCACATCAGGCGACATCAATAAGATCCTGAAGCGTGTGGTAGTTCCAACACTTCGGGAGATCGGCTTCAGCAAATTCAAGGGCCGCGTTGCATGGCGTTACTTGGACGATGCGATCTGGGTTTTTCATACAAAGGCGGTCGGGAACTATTTCTCCGAGGTCACCGGTTTCCCTCCCTCGTCACTCACCGCACGGCTCGGGATTTTCTATTTGGATTTTCCGGGCTCGCATCCGGTCAAAACCGTGGATGACGGTCTTCTGATTCCAGACGAAAGCCGATGTCAGGTCCGGTATGGCTTGGATAATATCGCCGACCAAATTGCCATCCGGAATCCTGAGATGCGGGAGCAAGATAGATTGAGGAAGGACATCTGGTGGGTCGATCGTGATGGCAGCAATGCAGAGGCTGTCGTGGAGGACATCAGGCGATCGATCCTTGAATATGGAGTGCCATTGCTCGAGAAGCCTTACAACACGCGAGCGGCCCAGTTGGAGAGACGAGGTCTAGCCGACCCGAGAAGCTGTTAG
- a CDS encoding Imm31 family immunity protein — MSEIGMRSSPFAFYEEVRVKAGRAGLEEVAGELGAVLGSSQDGERWSYAILIYSRGATWGADEDDLVSTGRIRTREEFYDGAAVRVSEDGQLLD; from the coding sequence ATGTCTGAAATCGGAATGAGATCTTCGCCCTTTGCATTCTACGAGGAAGTCCGGGTGAAGGCCGGTCGGGCCGGACTTGAGGAAGTTGCCGGTGAACTCGGGGCGGTCTTGGGTTCTTCACAAGACGGCGAGCGCTGGAGCTATGCAATTCTCATCTATTCGCGGGGGGCCACGTGGGGTGCAGACGAGGATGATCTCGTCAGCACCGGACGGATCCGGACGCGGGAAGAGTTCTACGACGGCGCGGCGGTCCGAGTTTCGGAAGACGGGCAGTTGCTCGATTGA
- the gap gene encoding type I glyceraldehyde-3-phosphate dehydrogenase produces the protein MTTIAINGFGRIGRLVFRALVEQGHLGTTFNVVAVGDIVPADNLAYLLKYDSTQGKFNGTVTSKKSKPELEEDDVLVVNGHEIKVVSARTPDGLPWKELGVEVVIESTGLFTAAEKAKGHIVAGAKKVIISAPAQGEDGTFVQGVNDELYDPANHHIISNASCTTNCLAPIVHVLLKEGFGIEEGLMTTIHSYTATQKTVDGPSKKDWKGGRSAAINIIPSTTGAAKAVALVCPEVKGKLTGMSFRVPTPTVSVVDLTVKTTKATSLGEIKTALKNASETYLKGILAYTEDEVVSTDFIHDAHSSIFDAGSSIELNPTFFKLVAWYDNEWGYSNRVIDLLFDVVKKGI, from the coding sequence ATGACCACCATTGCCATCAACGGGTTCGGGCGCATCGGGCGCCTCGTCTTCCGCGCCCTCGTCGAGCAGGGCCATCTCGGGACCACCTTCAACGTTGTCGCCGTGGGTGACATCGTGCCCGCCGACAACCTGGCCTACCTGCTGAAGTACGACTCCACGCAGGGCAAGTTCAACGGCACCGTGACTTCCAAGAAGTCCAAGCCGGAACTGGAAGAGGACGACGTGCTGGTGGTGAACGGCCACGAGATCAAGGTAGTGAGCGCCCGCACTCCGGACGGCCTTCCCTGGAAGGAACTCGGCGTGGAAGTGGTGATCGAGTCCACCGGTCTCTTCACCGCCGCCGAGAAGGCCAAGGGTCACATCGTGGCCGGTGCCAAGAAGGTCATCATCTCCGCTCCGGCGCAGGGTGAAGACGGCACCTTCGTGCAGGGCGTCAACGACGAGCTTTACGATCCCGCCAACCACCACATCATCTCCAACGCGAGCTGCACCACGAACTGCCTTGCCCCGATCGTGCACGTCCTCCTCAAGGAAGGATTCGGCATCGAGGAAGGCCTCATGACCACCATCCACTCCTACACCGCGACGCAGAAGACGGTGGACGGTCCTTCGAAGAAGGATTGGAAGGGTGGCCGCAGCGCCGCGATCAACATCATCCCGTCCACCACGGGTGCCGCCAAGGCGGTCGCGCTGGTTTGCCCGGAAGTGAAGGGCAAGCTGACCGGCATGTCCTTCCGCGTGCCGACCCCGACCGTGTCGGTGGTCGACCTGACGGTGAAGACGACCAAGGCGACCTCGCTCGGCGAGATCAAGACCGCGCTGAAGAATGCCTCCGAGACCTACCTCAAGGGCATCCTGGCCTACACCGAAGACGAAGTGGTTTCGACCGACTTCATCCACGACGCACACTCGTCGATCTTCGATGCCGGTTCGTCCATCGAGCTGAACCCGACCTTCTTCAAGCTGGTCGCTTGGTACGACAACGAGTGGGGTTACTCCAACCGCGTGATCGACCTGCTGTTCGACGTGGTGAAGAAGGGAATCTGA